One segment of Beduinella massiliensis DNA contains the following:
- a CDS encoding lysylphosphatidylglycerol synthase transmembrane domain-containing protein, with amino-acid sequence PVARRPPPAGHVGKTRNSEAAVRKWVRAPPAARPPLIEFSFAFPGRVGYNKTTPRRVREGERFTRKTDTKRAWQIVNIATIAIALAILVGLALTSNGPKALLERMHTLHTRWLLGGVLCMGGFWVFESLLLHCITRSLYPGVPLSSSLHTVMIGQLYSALTPFSTGGQPVQLLSMVNDGMDTGGAGFALTIKSITWQVGLTLSAVLGALYGLPFFMGRVAGFAAMLAFGLAVNAVVILSIAAFACSGRVTTRVTSGIIRLLSRVHLLSNPEKAREKALKQFDIFHASIRLILKRKRVLAACVLLTALQFICYHLVAFMVYRAFGGAPGQAPLVLSAAAIVALVSSFVPLPGGSGGAEGAFYLFFALFFAQQDVIPALLLWRLITYYSAIAIGVVALLFERRGRPRAPRLARCADGCEGEPRAETSPPDNLDNA; translated from the coding sequence CCCGTAGCCCGCCGCCCACCGCCTGCCGGCCACGTAGGGAAAACCCGAAATTCGGAAGCCGCCGTTCGGAAGTGGGTGCGGGCACCGCCCGCCGCCCGCCCGCCTTTAATCGAATTTTCATTTGCTTTCCCCGGCCGGGTCGGGTACAATAAGACGACCCCGAGACGGGTACGGGAGGGGGAGAGATTTACGCGAAAAACGGACACAAAACGCGCGTGGCAGATCGTCAACATCGCGACGATCGCGATCGCGCTTGCGATATTGGTGGGGCTGGCCCTCACGTCAAACGGCCCCAAGGCGCTGCTGGAGCGCATGCACACGCTGCACACGCGCTGGCTGCTGGGGGGCGTGCTGTGCATGGGGGGCTTCTGGGTGTTTGAATCGCTGCTGCTGCACTGCATCACGCGCAGCCTGTACCCCGGCGTGCCGCTCTCGTCGAGCCTGCACACGGTGATGATCGGCCAGCTCTACAGCGCGCTGACCCCCTTTTCCACGGGCGGCCAGCCGGTGCAGCTCCTTTCCATGGTGAACGACGGCATGGACACCGGCGGCGCGGGCTTCGCGCTGACCATCAAGTCCATCACCTGGCAGGTCGGGCTCACGCTCAGCGCCGTATTGGGCGCGCTCTACGGCCTGCCCTTCTTCATGGGCCGCGTCGCGGGCTTCGCCGCGATGCTCGCCTTCGGCCTGGCGGTGAACGCGGTCGTCATCCTCTCCATCGCGGCCTTCGCCTGCTCCGGGCGGGTGACGACGCGCGTCACGTCGGGTATCATTCGCCTTCTGAGCCGCGTTCACCTGCTCAGCAACCCGGAAAAAGCCCGCGAAAAGGCCCTCAAACAGTTCGACATCTTTCACGCCAGCATCCGGCTGATCCTTAAAAGAAAGCGCGTGCTCGCAGCCTGCGTGCTGCTCACCGCGCTGCAGTTTATCTGCTATCACCTCGTCGCCTTCATGGTCTACCGCGCGTTCGGCGGCGCGCCCGGCCAGGCGCCGCTCGTGCTCTCCGCTGCGGCGATCGTCGCCCTCGTCTCCTCCTTCGTGCCCCTGCCCGGCGGCTCCGGCGGCGCGGAGGGCGCCTTTTACCTCTTCTTCGCCCTCTTCTTTGCGCAGCAGGACGTCATCCCCGCCCTGCTCCTGTGGCGCCTCATCACCTATTACTCCGCCATCGCCATCGGCGTCGTCGCCCTCCTCTTCGAGCGCAGGGGCCGCCCCCGCGCCCCCCGGCTCGCGCGCTGCGCGGACGGCTGCGAAGGCGAACCCCGCGCGGAGACTTCCCCACCGGATAATCTCGACAATGCGTAA
- a CDS encoding small ribosomal subunit Rsm22 family protein: MAAMPEELTLALGALLAPYGEEALRRDALALSERYRGRVGEGARLLTTQREAAAYAASRMPATYAAVTRALSLTLPCLPGFAPRSLTDVGAGPGTAAFACAAACPTLGEILCLEREAAMRGVGLALMRAMPAPLSGAAYREADLSRDEALAQADLVTACYVLGELTPGAMDALLLRLWEAARGVLLLVEPGTPAGAAHLLRARALLLPLGAHIAAPCPTDGPCPHAAEGCEAAGDWCHFAVRVQRTRLHRSLKGGEAPYEDEKFSFLSLSRESPRRAAARVLRHPEVHGGHIALTLCTGAGLERRVVTKKDKPAFRAARDAGAGSPFEPAGQ, from the coding sequence ATGGCGGCAATGCCAGAGGAACTGACCTTAGCGCTCGGCGCGCTGCTTGCGCCCTACGGCGAGGAGGCGCTGCGGCGGGACGCGCTGGCGCTGAGCGAGCGCTACCGGGGGCGCGTCGGGGAGGGCGCGCGGCTGCTGACGACGCAGCGCGAGGCGGCGGCCTACGCGGCATCGCGCATGCCCGCGACGTACGCGGCGGTGACGCGCGCGCTTTCGCTGACGCTTCCCTGCCTGCCGGGCTTTGCGCCCAGGAGCCTGACGGACGTGGGCGCGGGGCCGGGCACGGCGGCCTTCGCGTGCGCGGCGGCCTGCCCGACGCTTGGGGAGATCCTGTGTCTGGAGCGGGAGGCGGCGATGCGCGGGGTGGGCCTTGCGCTGATGCGGGCGATGCCCGCGCCGCTGTCCGGCGCGGCGTACCGGGAGGCGGACCTTTCGCGGGACGAGGCGCTGGCGCAGGCGGACCTCGTGACCGCGTGCTACGTGCTGGGCGAGCTGACGCCGGGGGCGATGGACGCGCTGCTGCTGCGGCTATGGGAGGCGGCGCGGGGCGTGCTGCTGCTGGTGGAGCCGGGCACGCCCGCTGGGGCCGCGCACCTTTTGCGGGCGCGGGCGCTGCTCTTGCCGCTGGGCGCGCACATCGCGGCCCCCTGCCCTACGGACGGTCCCTGCCCGCACGCGGCGGAGGGCTGCGAGGCGGCTGGGGACTGGTGCCACTTCGCCGTGCGGGTGCAGCGAACGCGCCTGCACCGATCGCTCAAGGGGGGCGAGGCGCCCTACGAGGACGAGAAGTTCAGCTTTCTTTCCCTGAGCCGGGAATCGCCGCGCCGGGCGGCCGCGCGCGTGCTGCGCCATCCGGAGGTACACGGCGGGCACATCGCGCTCACGCTCTGCACGGGCGCGGGTTTAGAGCGGCGCGTGGTCACGAAAAAGGACAAGCCCGCCTTCCGCGCCGCCAGGGACGCGGGAGCGGGCTCGCCCTTCGAGCCTGCCGGCCAATAA
- a CDS encoding helix-turn-helix domain-containing protein, giving the protein MSENKPVADETSAYVHLEEAYEAGKLPPELVPRLLTLRNRAAQRFDLLEPELRVDSLSVSDERVKSALRRVVQMQGENADVGEVQYIARHLREVLEATKARLGEERAAVERGHYWTFASGEDGSVQREGDGYVYIVDGRRRVIPAGGDPAPFVGERPFIPIEDIPYVMGGEEAPEESPEAEEFLSIPSYICYPELLRALANAEDSFRTDDYHPLPTHEVDRANLRASYTIAPQGFEDDPAYYDIDRPPTGMIEEATWSLKHLDDLAVDVLNITFAEWIRSHPASPDAFIKISAADILRARGLKARKNGEGRRGGFTEKQYRDISDRMQALRNITAHIQQMNVYETDKKGRRTQRTYNHRSYILLISGYVEQNIIDGRPLQSSWTVRPGDVFSRLLMTNIGRETALLSVKALQFDPYRQQLEKRLTTYFSWQWRIRQLRGDYDTPYRVKTLLDWLGETPDKKNPLRTKERLERAFNTLKQENIIADWCYGRDAQPEIVGKRGWVDHWLRWGVHITPVEAIVGHYAGIQKPAPMKLNARADAEPAPAQAHVFTPEGLKALRKRKGLSQVQLAQLLGVSQGYLSQVEKGRKPMGPAADRILKWVMENDAEA; this is encoded by the coding sequence ATGAGCGAGAACAAGCCCGTCGCGGACGAGACCAGCGCCTACGTTCACCTGGAGGAGGCGTACGAGGCGGGCAAGCTGCCCCCGGAGCTCGTGCCGCGCCTGCTGACGCTGCGCAACCGCGCGGCGCAGCGCTTCGACCTGCTGGAGCCGGAGCTGCGGGTGGATTCCCTCTCCGTGTCGGACGAGCGGGTGAAGTCCGCGCTGCGGCGCGTGGTGCAGATGCAGGGCGAGAACGCGGACGTGGGCGAGGTGCAGTACATCGCCCGCCACCTGCGCGAGGTGCTGGAAGCGACGAAGGCGCGCCTCGGCGAGGAGCGCGCGGCGGTGGAGCGCGGGCACTACTGGACGTTTGCGTCGGGCGAGGACGGCAGCGTGCAGCGGGAAGGGGACGGCTACGTCTACATCGTGGACGGCAGGCGCAGGGTGATCCCCGCGGGCGGCGACCCCGCGCCCTTCGTGGGCGAGCGGCCCTTCATCCCCATCGAGGACATTCCCTACGTCATGGGCGGGGAGGAAGCGCCGGAGGAGAGCCCCGAGGCGGAGGAGTTCCTCTCGATCCCCAGCTACATCTGCTACCCCGAGCTGCTGCGCGCGCTGGCGAACGCGGAGGACAGCTTCCGCACGGACGACTACCACCCCCTGCCCACGCACGAGGTGGACCGCGCCAACCTGCGCGCGAGCTACACCATCGCGCCGCAGGGCTTCGAGGACGACCCGGCCTACTACGACATCGACCGCCCGCCCACGGGCATGATCGAGGAGGCGACCTGGTCGCTCAAGCACCTGGACGACCTGGCGGTGGACGTGCTCAACATCACGTTCGCGGAGTGGATCCGCTCGCACCCCGCCTCGCCCGACGCCTTCATCAAGATCAGCGCGGCGGACATCCTGCGCGCGCGCGGGCTCAAGGCGCGCAAGAACGGCGAGGGCAGGCGCGGCGGCTTCACGGAAAAGCAGTACCGCGACATCTCCGACCGCATGCAGGCGCTGCGCAACATCACGGCGCACATCCAGCAGATGAACGTCTACGAGACGGACAAGAAGGGCCGCCGGACCCAGCGCACGTACAACCACCGCAGCTACATCCTGCTGATCTCCGGCTACGTGGAGCAGAACATCATCGACGGCCGGCCGCTGCAGTCGAGCTGGACCGTCCGGCCGGGCGACGTGTTTTCGCGGCTGCTCATGACCAACATTGGCCGCGAGACGGCCCTGCTCTCCGTCAAGGCGCTGCAGTTCGACCCCTACCGCCAGCAGCTCGAAAAGCGGCTGACGACCTACTTCTCCTGGCAGTGGCGCATCCGCCAGCTCCGCGGCGATTACGACACGCCCTACCGCGTCAAGACGCTGCTGGACTGGCTGGGCGAGACGCCCGACAAGAAGAACCCCCTGCGCACCAAGGAGCGGCTGGAGCGGGCGTTCAACACCCTCAAGCAGGAGAACATCATCGCGGACTGGTGCTACGGCCGGGACGCTCAGCCGGAAATCGTCGGCAAGCGCGGCTGGGTCGATCACTGGCTGCGCTGGGGCGTGCATATTACCCCCGTCGAGGCCATCGTGGGGCATTACGCGGGCATCCAGAAGCCCGCGCCCATGAAGCTGAACGCCCGGGCCGACGCGGAGCCCGCGCCCGCGCAGGCGCACGTCTTCACGCCCGAGGGGCTCAAGGCGCTCAGAAAGCGCAAGGGGCTCAGCCAGGTGCAGCTCGCGCAGCTCCTGGGCGTCTCGCAGGGCTACCTCTCGCAGGTGGAAAAGGGCAGAAAGCCCATGGGCCCCGCCGCGGACCGCATCCTCAAGTGGGTGATGGAAAACGACGCAGAGGCATAA
- a CDS encoding MATE family efflux transporter, with protein sequence MQFLHKGLVLDHAEKRTIWRIVLPAMVELVLSQLFAMVDTIMLGQSSMSAVAIAAVGLTNNPVNMVNGVLTALHIGTTAAIAWAVGAGDQQAARAVTRTALTLSLLLGLLASAVLFFPAGPLVTFMGAQADTYPYAKEYMQIVALGMLPAMVGFGCTASLRGVGLTRLPMAYNLAGNLLNVVGNYALIYGHFGLPALGVTGAAISTTLSRYVSCALALAVIFCGHSKVRVRLGEDFRLHRRWLSRILGVGVTGSLEQLVMQVGFILFTRTVSGLGTVIFAAHQIGLSVNGLTWMPGQAFAVAATTLVGQSMGAGEPERAKTFTRVIWRYSLLTAAGIALLFLTCSQFIVRAYTNDPEVERLAATVLKIIAVGMPGIATQLPIAAALRGAGDSRFPLYASAIGIWVFRVLVAPLFVYTFGWGLNGAWYTIALDQTARAVVVYWRFKTDKWMHMKAKLAG encoded by the coding sequence GTGCAATTTTTACACAAGGGGCTGGTGCTGGATCATGCGGAAAAGCGCACGATCTGGCGCATTGTGCTGCCCGCGATGGTCGAGCTCGTGCTCTCGCAGCTCTTCGCGATGGTGGACACCATCATGCTGGGCCAGAGCAGCATGTCCGCCGTCGCCATCGCGGCGGTGGGGCTGACGAACAACCCGGTCAACATGGTGAACGGCGTGCTCACGGCGCTGCACATCGGCACCACGGCGGCCATCGCCTGGGCGGTCGGCGCGGGGGATCAGCAGGCCGCGCGCGCCGTCACGCGCACAGCGCTCACGCTTTCGCTGCTGCTGGGCCTGCTGGCCTCGGCGGTGCTGTTCTTCCCGGCCGGGCCGCTGGTGACCTTCATGGGCGCGCAGGCGGACACCTATCCCTACGCGAAGGAGTACATGCAGATCGTCGCGCTGGGCATGCTGCCCGCGATGGTGGGCTTCGGCTGCACGGCGTCGCTTCGCGGCGTGGGCCTCACGCGGCTGCCCATGGCCTACAACCTGGCGGGCAACCTGCTCAACGTCGTGGGCAACTACGCGCTGATCTACGGTCACTTCGGCCTGCCGGCGCTGGGGGTCACGGGCGCGGCGATCTCCACGACGCTTTCGCGCTACGTCTCCTGCGCGCTGGCGCTCGCGGTCATCTTCTGCGGGCATTCCAAGGTGCGCGTGCGCCTGGGCGAGGACTTTCGCCTGCACAGGCGGTGGCTCTCGCGCATCCTGGGCGTGGGCGTCACGGGCTCGCTGGAGCAGCTCGTCATGCAGGTCGGCTTCATCCTGTTCACGCGCACCGTCTCCGGCCTGGGCACGGTGATCTTCGCGGCGCACCAGATCGGCCTTTCGGTCAACGGCCTGACCTGGATGCCGGGGCAGGCGTTCGCGGTCGCGGCCACCACGCTGGTCGGCCAGAGCATGGGCGCGGGCGAGCCGGAGCGCGCCAAGACGTTCACGCGGGTGATCTGGCGCTACTCGCTGCTGACGGCGGCGGGCATCGCGCTGCTGTTCCTCACCTGCTCGCAGTTCATCGTGCGGGCCTATACCAACGATCCCGAGGTCGAGCGCCTCGCGGCGACGGTGCTGAAGATCATCGCCGTGGGCATGCCCGGCATCGCGACGCAGCTGCCCATCGCGGCGGCGCTGCGCGGGGCGGGCGACAGCCGCTTCCCGCTGTACGCGTCGGCCATCGGCATTTGGGTGTTCCGCGTGCTGGTCGCGCCGCTGTTCGTCTACACGTTCGGCTGGGGGCTGAACGGCGCCTGGTACACCATCGCGCTCGACCAGACCGCTCGCGCGGTGGTCGTGTACTGGCGGTTTAAGACGGACAAGTGGATGCACATGAAGGCGAAGCTCGCGGGGTGA
- a CDS encoding ABC transporter transmembrane domain-containing protein, translating to MEEEKSKSTKGNLRAFARYYKPHWKLFALDMACALVVALVDLMFPVVTRTVLETYLPSAMYRAFFIIIAVMGAAYLLRCAMQWIIAYFGHMMGVLMEADMRRDIFTQLQKLSFTFYDKNRTGRLMSRVTTDLFEITELAHHGPEDLFISVVTLVGSFIVLFSMQWKLALVLLIMVPILLAFTITQRERMSSSSRKVKERMAGINADIESSISGVRVAKAFTNEEYEIEKFQKGNERFKGAKKGFYSAMARFHSGMELLLNLMGLLVLLFGGLLIMSGELTLAQLITFNLYVASIQSPIRRLAQFVEQFNTGMAGFHRFEEVMKEQPDIADAPGAKALRDVKGDIRFKDVTFSYEEGRSVLRNVNLHIPQGEMLALVGPSGGGKSTLCQLIPRFYDVKEGAILLDGQDIRTLRLKDLRAAIGIVQQDVFLFAGSVLENIRYGRPDATIEQVIEAAKLAEIHDDIMAMPEGYDTVVGERGILLSGGQKQRVSIARIFLKDPRILILDEATSALDTATEVRIQRAFDRLAKGRTTLVIAHRLSTIKNADEIVVIGDQGIEERGTHAQLMEKGGAYRTLHDAQFRAQEA from the coding sequence ATGGAAGAAGAAAAGAGCAAGAGCACCAAAGGCAATCTGCGCGCGTTCGCGCGCTACTATAAACCTCACTGGAAGCTGTTCGCGCTGGACATGGCCTGCGCGCTGGTCGTGGCGCTGGTCGATCTCATGTTCCCGGTCGTCACGCGCACGGTGCTGGAGACCTACCTGCCGTCCGCGATGTACCGCGCGTTCTTCATCATCATCGCGGTCATGGGCGCGGCCTACCTGCTGCGCTGCGCCATGCAGTGGATCATCGCCTACTTCGGCCACATGATGGGCGTGCTGATGGAGGCCGACATGCGCCGGGACATCTTCACCCAGCTGCAAAAGCTCTCCTTCACGTTCTACGACAAGAACCGCACGGGCCGCCTCATGTCGCGCGTGACGACCGACCTGTTCGAGATCACCGAGCTCGCCCATCACGGCCCGGAGGACCTGTTCATCTCCGTGGTGACGCTCGTGGGCTCGTTCATCGTGCTCTTCTCCATGCAGTGGAAGCTCGCGCTCGTGCTGCTCATCATGGTGCCCATCCTGCTCGCGTTCACCATCACCCAGCGCGAGCGCATGTCCAGCTCCAGCCGCAAGGTCAAGGAGCGCATGGCGGGCATCAACGCGGACATCGAATCCTCCATCTCCGGCGTGCGCGTGGCCAAGGCCTTCACCAACGAGGAATACGAGATCGAGAAGTTCCAAAAGGGCAACGAGCGCTTTAAGGGCGCGAAGAAGGGCTTTTACAGCGCCATGGCCCGCTTCCACAGCGGCATGGAGCTGCTGCTCAACCTCATGGGCCTGCTGGTGCTGCTCTTCGGCGGCCTGCTCATCATGAGCGGCGAGCTGACGCTGGCGCAGCTCATCACGTTCAACCTCTACGTCGCCTCCATCCAGAGCCCGATCCGCCGCCTCGCGCAGTTCGTCGAGCAGTTCAACACCGGCATGGCGGGCTTCCATCGCTTTGAGGAGGTCATGAAGGAGCAGCCCGACATCGCGGACGCGCCGGGCGCGAAGGCCCTGCGCGACGTGAAGGGCGACATCCGCTTTAAGGACGTCACCTTTTCCTACGAGGAGGGCCGCAGCGTGCTGCGGAACGTGAACCTGCACATCCCGCAGGGCGAGATGCTGGCGCTGGTCGGCCCCTCCGGCGGCGGCAAGTCCACGCTCTGCCAGCTCATCCCGCGCTTTTACGACGTGAAGGAGGGGGCGATCCTGCTCGACGGGCAGGACATCCGCACCCTCCGCCTGAAGGATCTGCGCGCGGCCATCGGCATCGTGCAGCAGGACGTCTTCCTCTTCGCGGGCTCGGTGCTGGAAAACATCCGCTACGGCCGCCCGGACGCGACGATCGAGCAGGTGATCGAGGCCGCGAAGCTGGCGGAGATTCACGACGACATCATGGCCATGCCCGAGGGGTACGACACGGTCGTGGGCGAGCGCGGCATCCTGCTCTCCGGCGGGCAGAAGCAGCGCGTCTCCATCGCGCGCATCTTTTTGAAGGACCCGCGTATCCTGATTCTGGACGAGGCCACCAGCGCGCTGGACACCGCGACCGAGGTGCGCATTCAGCGCGCGTTCGACCGGCTCGCCAAGGGCCGCACGACGCTGGTGATCGCCCACAGGCTTTCGACCATCAAGAACGCGGACGAGATCGTCGTCATCGGGGATCAGGGCATCGAGGAGCGCGGCACGCACGCGCAGCTCATGGAGAAGGGCGGCGCGTACAGGACGCTGCACGACGCGCAGTTCAGGGCGCAGGAGGCGTAA
- a CDS encoding MATE family efflux transporter, whose amino-acid sequence MKGMKIGGDPFYRHLFRLTLPVVVQNLLSAAVNSADVVMLNYVSQSAISAVSLASQYASILFMVYYGLGTGATMLCAQYFGKGNMRAIQVVEGIAMRFSLGLSVGFAALTLFVPGQLMRIFTSDPELIALGSEYLRVMSVTYLCWGVIEVYLSVLRSIGRVTVCMVLNIVAFTLNVVLNAVFIFGLLGAPRLGVTGVAIATAISRLVELALCVVVSARSRDIKLNPAYMFVKNKQLFGDFVRLSLPALGNDIVWGVGFSMYSVILGHLGSDVVAANSLVSVVRNLGTIACFALASAGGILLGQVIGENRIEDARRNASQLVRLTLITGVLGGVLILLLTPFVLRYADLSETSMGYLRVMLLLNSVYIIGPALNTTLIAGVFRAGGDSRFGLICDVLDMWVYAVPLGFIAAFALKLPVLWVYVLLCTDEFVKLPFVIRHYRSGRWLKNITREHLFEETA is encoded by the coding sequence ATGAAGGGGATGAAGATCGGCGGGGATCCGTTCTACCGCCACCTGTTTCGCCTGACGCTGCCGGTCGTGGTGCAGAACCTGCTCAGCGCGGCCGTCAACTCCGCGGACGTGGTGATGCTCAACTACGTCAGCCAGTCCGCGATTTCCGCGGTCTCGCTGGCGAGCCAGTACGCGAGCATCCTGTTCATGGTCTACTACGGGCTGGGCACGGGCGCGACCATGCTGTGCGCGCAGTACTTCGGCAAGGGGAACATGCGCGCCATTCAGGTGGTGGAGGGCATCGCCATGCGCTTTTCGCTGGGGCTCTCCGTGGGCTTCGCGGCGCTGACGCTCTTCGTGCCGGGCCAGCTCATGCGCATCTTCACCAGCGACCCGGAGCTGATCGCGCTGGGCAGCGAGTACCTGCGGGTGATGAGCGTCACGTACCTTTGCTGGGGCGTCATCGAGGTCTACCTCTCGGTGCTGCGCTCCATCGGCCGGGTCACGGTCTGCATGGTGCTCAACATCGTCGCCTTTACGCTGAACGTCGTGCTCAACGCGGTGTTCATCTTCGGGCTGCTGGGCGCGCCGCGGCTGGGCGTCACGGGCGTCGCCATCGCCACGGCCATCTCGCGCCTGGTGGAGCTGGCGCTGTGCGTCGTCGTCTCCGCGCGGAGCCGGGACATCAAGCTCAACCCCGCCTACATGTTCGTCAAGAACAAGCAGCTCTTCGGGGACTTCGTGCGCCTCTCGCTTCCGGCGCTCGGCAACGACATCGTCTGGGGCGTCGGCTTTTCCATGTACTCGGTCATCCTGGGGCATCTGGGCTCGGACGTGGTCGCGGCCAACTCGCTGGTGTCGGTCGTGCGCAACCTGGGCACCATCGCCTGCTTCGCGCTCGCCAGCGCGGGCGGCATCCTGCTGGGCCAGGTGATCGGGGAAAACCGCATCGAGGACGCGCGCAGGAACGCCTCGCAGCTCGTGCGTCTCACGCTCATCACGGGCGTGCTGGGCGGCGTGCTGATCCTGCTGCTCACGCCGTTCGTGCTGCGCTACGCGGACCTTTCCGAGACGTCGATGGGCTACCTGCGCGTGATGCTGCTGCTCAACAGCGTGTACATCATCGGCCCCGCGCTTAACACCACGCTCATCGCGGGCGTGTTCCGCGCGGGCGGCGACAGCCGCTTCGGCCTCATCTGCGACGTGCTGGACATGTGGGTCTATGCCGTGCCGCTGGGCTTCATCGCGGCCTTCGCGCTGAAGCTGCCGGTCCTCTGGGTGTACGTGCTGCTGTGCACGGACGAGTTCGTCAAGCTGCCCTTCGTCATAAGGCACTACCGCAGCGGCCGGTGGCTCAAGAACATCACCCGCGAGCACCTCTTCGAGGAGACGGCGTAA
- a CDS encoding trypsin-like peptidase domain-containing protein, which yields MRTFRRALLGLIAALSLVVSVHACAEGFFEDYEAIDRAAKSVLMLEVFRDGEDEPFATGSGFVAFDSRTLVTNYHVIKDADFVIAYSDEGYAYLASDVLIADARRDVAILRFLTPTDRAPLTLAEDTNQMRGQPVMAIGSPRGLVNTVSTGIVSAIFTEDGVWEIQTSAPISHGSSGGALFDAKGAVVGMTSALVEDGQNLNFAVHSVEILDLYARGEGLRPAKMSGYTPPAQNSTPTPVPTPTPLPSPQPVETLQPTPVPTAPPLSHFTQADFDAYTALSVGSSGEAVTALKERLYELGYFKTNTFNAQYTENTAQTVQAFQQVNGLPADGVAGPETQALLFSSYAQGKPVPTAAPTRTPRPTRTPRPTATPYAEPAYPLELCGYGDCEFHNGSPSLDVQVRNLSEKTAIDGFTLLYCARDVYGNDIRPSGDDFEDYDGFNVYHTFNVKINPKAKRYTGYLDLECFSDAKRIYVAVYKVHTATGRTIEYDLDDLTVYYWEIE from the coding sequence TTGAGGACATTTCGCCGGGCGCTGCTGGGCCTGATTGCCGCGCTATCGCTGGTCGTGAGCGTCCATGCCTGCGCGGAAGGCTTTTTCGAGGATTACGAGGCCATCGACCGCGCGGCCAAGTCGGTGCTGATGCTGGAAGTGTTCCGGGACGGGGAGGACGAGCCCTTCGCGACCGGCAGCGGCTTCGTCGCGTTCGACAGCCGGACGCTGGTGACGAACTACCACGTCATCAAGGACGCGGACTTCGTGATCGCCTACAGCGACGAGGGCTACGCCTACCTCGCCAGCGACGTGCTGATCGCGGACGCGCGGCGCGACGTGGCCATCCTGCGCTTTCTCACCCCGACGGACCGCGCGCCGCTGACGCTGGCGGAGGATACGAACCAAATGCGCGGCCAGCCCGTCATGGCCATCGGCAGCCCGCGCGGGCTCGTCAACACGGTGAGCACCGGCATCGTCAGCGCGATTTTCACCGAAGACGGCGTCTGGGAGATTCAGACCAGCGCGCCCATCTCGCACGGCAGCAGCGGCGGGGCGCTCTTTGACGCAAAGGGGGCCGTCGTCGGCATGACCTCCGCGCTGGTGGAGGACGGGCAGAACCTGAACTTCGCGGTGCACAGCGTCGAAATCCTCGACCTGTACGCGCGCGGAGAGGGGCTTCGGCCGGCGAAGATGTCGGGGTACACGCCGCCGGCCCAGAACTCGACGCCCACGCCGGTACCGACCCCGACGCCGCTCCCCAGCCCCCAGCCGGTCGAGACGCTACAGCCTACGCCGGTTCCGACCGCGCCGCCCCTGTCGCATTTCACGCAGGCGGACTTCGACGCCTATACGGCGCTTTCCGTCGGCAGCTCGGGCGAGGCGGTGACGGCGCTCAAGGAGCGGCTGTACGAGCTCGGGTACTTCAAGACGAATACCTTCAACGCCCAATACACGGAAAACACCGCGCAGACCGTGCAGGCGTTTCAGCAGGTGAACGGCCTTCCGGCGGACGGTGTGGCCGGCCCCGAGACGCAGGCGCTGCTCTTTTCCTCCTATGCGCAGGGCAAGCCCGTGCCGACCGCCGCCCCCACGCGCACGCCGAGGCCGACGAGGACGCCGCGCCCCACCGCGACGCCTTACGCGGAACCGGCGTATCCGCTGGAGCTGTGCGGCTACGGGGATTGTGAGTTTCATAACGGCAGCCCCAGCCTTGACGTGCAGGTGAGAAACCTCAGCGAAAAGACGGCGATCGACGGCTTTACGCTTCTCTATTGCGCCAGGGACGTCTACGGCAACGACATACGGCCTTCGGGCGACGATTTTGAGGACTACGACGGGTTCAACGTGTACCACACCTTTAACGTCAAGATCAATCCGAAGGCCAAGCGCTACACGGGGTATCTGGATCTGGAGTGCTTTTCCGACGCCAAACGCATCTATGTGGCGGTCTACAAGGTGCATACCGCGACGGGCCGGACGATCGAATACGATCTGGACGATTTGACTGTCTACTATTGGGAGATCGAGTGA
- a CDS encoding MmcQ/YjbR family DNA-binding protein, translated as MTPQEVVDCCLQKPGAYLDAPFGPEVTVVKVGRLGDRPGRIFAQVFRLRGQDTVTLCCTEKMGFVYRGLFPEVVVRGYHCPPVQQPYFNTLPLDGRVPDDAIAEMIDHSYEAVVAKLPKYVQRELK; from the coding sequence ATGACGCCGCAGGAGGTCGTCGATTGCTGCCTGCAAAAGCCGGGCGCGTATCTGGACGCCCCGTTCGGGCCGGAGGTCACGGTGGTGAAGGTGGGCCGCCTGGGCGACAGGCCCGGCCGCATCTTCGCGCAGGTATTCCGCCTGCGGGGGCAGGACACGGTGACGCTGTGCTGCACCGAGAAGATGGGGTTCGTCTACCGGGGGCTCTTCCCGGAGGTCGTCGTGCGCGGCTATCACTGCCCGCCGGTGCAGCAGCCCTACTTCAACACGCTGCCCCTGGACGGGCGCGTGCCGGACGACGCGATCGCGGAGATGATCGACCACAGCTACGAGGCGGTGGTCGCCAAGCTGCCCAAATACGTGCAGCGGGAGCTGAAATAG